One Osmerus eperlanus chromosome 2, fOsmEpe2.1, whole genome shotgun sequence genomic window, gcatatgagtggTGGGGGcaaggtgacacccagccttacactaCAGTCAGTCAATTATTATGTCTTCACCTTACAGAGTGTAATACTGTCATAAACAACTTTCAGTGAAAAGGTGTTACATTGTCTAAGCTATGTCAGTACATAAAAGTTGCAAACTTGTTAGTTGCAAACTTATCCTGCAGTCTGACTTGGCATGACACTGACAGTGCACATGGGTTAGATGTAGTTTATCTCACAGTGAAGGGTCATTGGTTCCAAATCCATTTCACAAGTAGATTGATTGAATCCTATTTTACAACAATACAATGTACAATAGAGTTGTGTTCAGTTTTCAGTAAAGGTATGCTGCTGGCTGCACTAAACCTTGCGGTTGGCAGGTTACATTCCTTAGTGTGTGACACCATAGGACCTGCTCTACTGGTTTAGGGAAGATCTGTAGGAtctaaaacagaaaaaagtcaTGTCAAGTAAGTCATTAGGCACTAtttcagaaacacagacaaaacacaaaacctctggAGACTTCCAAAGGTGACGAAAGTCCAGGTGAGATTATATACGTTGTAGCATAATCCAAAACATAGACAATGACTTTTCCACAATCTTAACATAGTCACTAATACTGTTACTGTACACAGTATGTATTGTTACAAAAATGACTAGTGTGATAGTACTGAACATGGTGATTATTGGATATTGCTTTTAAGTTTCAACTAGAAGTGTCCTCAGAGCCTGCAAAAAAAGGTTAGAACAATTAGACACAGCGGCACAAACAAATGGAGTATTGACAGttgaactgttcccacaaattGCTTTTATGAACAAAAGCCCTAATAGTacatatatattgtatatttcaGATTCTAAACATGCTTTCAGAAAGAGCTTTCTTTAAAAAGAACTTGCTCAAAACTTCATTTTGAAGAACAGATGTATTGGTTCCACGTTTCTATCATGGTATTCAATGTATAGTACCGAACCTGTCACAGGCTTGAAAGTGAGGTACAGGGTGTATTTGTATAATTAGTTAACTGGGTTATTATTTGGTTTGCAGTGGTGTGCTTTGTTTGGTTGCTGTgtggttgttttgcttttcttttGACAGCGGAGCTGTACCTCCGGAATCACCAAGCCTGATTGACAATAAGGGAAGGGATCAATTGGAGCGCAATTGGGCCTAATTGACAATAAGGGAAGGGACCAATTGGAGTGCAGTTGGGGTGGGCTACCTGGCCTATAAAACGAGGAAGTCACGGGGAAACAGGAGAGATAGACCACCGACGAAGTCACGGAGAACCCGATCGGGACAATCAAGGGAACGGAGGGAGATCTAAGGACGTGGCTATCAGTCGGCACACCCGGACGACGCTGTGGGAACGAGACGGGAACCGAGGTAATCAGAGGACCGAAAGACAGTGATCCGGATTACGGAAGGAGACCTACGGACGAGGCTACCAGTCAGCACACACGGGTGACGCTGTTAGACTGAGACATTCTCTCTTTTAGACTTTTAGACATTTCGAAAGCTTGTAAATACCTTTTACTTATTAAAATACAATAGTTTATGGTTGTTGACTGTTCCTTTGGTCAAACACACGGGTTCCTCCCTCTCAGAACGAACCAATTGAGTTCCTAGACTTACAACTAGGTGGCGTAGTCGGCACCTCATTACATGTCGGCCACATACCCATGGTTTCACTTATTCTGGCACAAATTCAGTATACTGATGGCTGCTGACAGAAATCCAGTGTTAAAATATCTAATTGCTTCAGAGCATGGAATTAGTCTGTGCTTGAAGATTGTTTTGGGGTGACTAATGTATTTTGTCGTTGGGGTTTTCCACAAACATATAAATAAAAGATCATGCATGAATGCACCCAAACAGAACCCTGTTTTATTGTTCatgagtgtgtacctgttgggAGCACTGATATTTATTGGATCTAACCTGCTGCTGTTACAAGTGGACTTTTTAAGATGCCCCAGCTGTGTGGACTACTGACCTAATATGAGGTTTTGTATCCTAATAGTAGGCAAGGGAATGAGATGAGAAACTAGAAAAGAGCTTTTAAGAAAAAAACTCCAGTGATTAGACTGAAATTGCCAGAGAATCCTGGTGAGGGGACACCTCTACCAGTTCTTAAAATATTTGTAAAATTGATTAAGCTCTATTTAGATTGACAGACTACATGCACATGCATGATAGATGCTTTCCTGCTTGCAACAAAAACTGCATGCATTAGCCTGCTACCTTGACAGGAATGGGTTAACTGAATGAGTTTAAACCTTCACTTTCACTTCCTTGTTTTCTGATGACATAAAATGGCGGAGTCTCCCAAACCTCTTGGTGAGTAATCCAAACAATACAATTGTAAATCTGAGACATATTTGTAAACTGGCATGTTTATAGACATAGTTTTTATTAAAACTTTCATTCCCAATCACACACCCATAACTTATTGATGACACAGACTCACTTGTCTCATGGTGCAACATAACCTATACAATTTCTGTTTAGGCGTaagttgttttacatttacatttattcatttagcagacgcttttatccaaagcgacttccaagagagagctttacaaagtgcataggtcactgatcataacgagatagccacaaaacattgcgagtagccaaaacatgaagcacacattgtgaacaacaaaaataagtgccaaagggaagaaccataagagcatgtagttaaacaagttacaattaaacaacatgaactgctataagtgcaagtgtacctgtggaaaaagcaagcaacaataataaaaacaatatatcacagcgagtacaaaaatttaagtcagttaccactaaccacaagagcaacaagtctctaagcaagagtcattgtgatccttgaggaaactaacatcgggtcaagcgaaccattcctaagtaccgttgtactcccggaacaagtgcgttttCTGTATATGTCCTCTGTTTATATTTAAGACGGAAAAAATGCGAACACACAGAGAATCCCTACTGTACTCTCAAATACAGAACCCATCCATAACATTTTATACGATACGTTTATGCTACATAAACAGTGCTGatgcaacaacatcaacaagtcTCTGTGCAAAGCTTATTTAGGCCAAATGATAATATTTAAGGATTAACACCTGTTTTATTTACACTTGTCTATTCTTTTGATATTTTCTGTTTCAGAAAATAGGAGGCAGAAGTGTATAAgcaaggacattccccctgagagtAAATTAACTGTTAAATAATCAATATTGTACTCAgtaccgccgctcccataacgcgcactacgcgctgtgcgtagggcaccaagtcctgagggggcaccaaaaaattgccaactcaaaaatcatcatagtactaataattataatgccgattttatatcagtatataaatattaggcaccttttaggcatgtatatcacaaaacaggcagaacaagagatatattCAATTGCTCAAAAGCACAGAGCGTGTCTTTCAATGTGGGCTATGCTGTGGTGCTGTACAGACTAGATGGTAGGTTAAAGGGCaaggtacagggagaagaggagaccagCAAGGTAACCAGCCAGCTAAGGAAGGCCCTGGTCCTGGAGCCTGAAAATGTGGAGGTTATGGCCCTCTTAGCCCTAAAACTGCAAAGCCAGGACaaggacagacaggaagccaTGGCACTTGTCAAGCAGGTCCTGAGCCTGTCCCCAGATTCTCTTCTGGTTACCAACCATTTAACCAAGTTCTTTAAAATGGAGGGATCCATTAAGGAGTCTTTGGATGTTCTAAGGAAGGCTCTGGAGGTCACTCCCACATCCTTCTCTCTGCACTACCAGACAGGCCTGTGCCACCAGTGGCTGCTCTTCCagatgctggaggagaggaggcagcgtGCGAGGATGAAGCAGGTTGCGTCGGAAAGCATGCTTGACAACGAAACTGCAGAGAGCATACATCACTTCTCAAGAGCTGTGGAGCTACAGCCTTCCAACATCTCGGCTCGTGTGAAGTTGGCAGAGGCCTACGGTCAAAACCTGCAGATGGAAGAGGCTACTAAGATCTTCATCTCCCTGGAGAAGGACCAGAGCCTGGGGGAGTTTGAGCGGCAGCATGTGCTATGCTCCTATGGGTGTTTCTTGATGTATGAAATCAGGAGCCTGAGCGCAACTGTCACACAGTTGAAAGCAGCCTATCAAATTCCAGTTCATACAGGTGAAAAACACAAGGCAGAAAAAAAGTTGAGGCTGATAGCTGAATGGTGGAGCACACAGCATTCCAAGGAAGCCAATGAGATACTGACCTTTCTGCATGACCAGGACaaacaggagcaggagagacaaagagagaaggagaacgagAACGAGGAGAAATCAAGAGTGGAGCAGAGGagtgtgaaggagagcaggaggcagaagagggagctacagaaagagaagaagaaagagaggaaaaagagaaagagagagagagatgaataaagagaaagagaatcaAAGGAAGGAGAACAAGCAAATGCTACAGGAGAAAATGAGGGATGACCTGTCAACCACTTTTGAGTTTTAGATTGAACATTTGCCCATGCTGTTTGCCAATCTGAGATGGAAATAATTTGTAACTTTACCTCTAAAACATTTTTAACTGAATGTGACTAGTTGATTTTCAAAGACAAACATACAATACTTGCATAACTAGAGAGAGTACAATTtcagggaaattgtgaggtgtgcttgccacGCTGGGGgcacttttattttttttaattttactatatcacctccaaacctattgtttaaactaatatcaaacatccaaacatttggagaatTTTCATTGGTGTACTTACATTttgcaactgatatttctgtatattttaaatatgtatgcatatgtaaggctgggtgtcatcctgcccccacctctcatatgctaaaacctggagttgctggacggggtctctacttgatggctctcacatctcattgtgtaacttactgtagcattgccagtcatatgttgataagtaagggtcaatatgtggtctgattggttgttcttgtgtataaaggga contains:
- the LOC134037339 gene encoding interferon-induced protein with tetratricopeptide repeats 5-like, yielding MGDFDGYLLGDRGRHVYHKTGRTRDIFNCSKAQSVSFNVGYAVVLYRLDGRLKGKVQGEEETSKVTSQLRKALVLEPENVEVMALLALKLQSQDKDRQEAMALVKQVLSLSPDSLLVTNHLTKFFKMEGSIKESLDVLRKALEVTPTSFSLHYQTGLCHQWLLFQMLEERRQRARMKQVASESMLDNETAESIHHFSRAVELQPSNISARVKLAEAYGQNLQMEEATKIFISLEKDQSLGEFERQHVLCSYGCFLMYEIRSLSATVTQLKAAYQIPVHTGEKHKAEKKLRLIAEWWSTQHSKEANEILTFLHDQDKQEQERQREKENENEEKSRVEQRSVKESRRQKRELQKEKKKERKKRKRERDE